Proteins encoded within one genomic window of Solea senegalensis isolate Sse05_10M linkage group LG11, IFAPA_SoseM_1, whole genome shotgun sequence:
- the LOC122777552 gene encoding neurotrophin-7-like, whose protein sequence is MCLIYIFLLYVFVAELWFRGSRWLAPGARPALGSGSRVHRGSYFNWTHSTGRVPMRSSPLVLLLLIGVQAALNMGGGLARGAGAANHKAGQQTAANHRAGQHSSQEHHRTSHHRTKKHHRAASHTQDRSLAAKHSTSPDPSIPMVDPKLFSKRHYRSSPRVVFSEVPPSHDALEGEDYDNEGLRGVRVRRRAGSHTMHRGEYSVCDSINTWVGNMTQATDIAGNEVTVLPNVTINNVVKKQFFYETTCRYPTHRGSGNAHGGRPGGRGSKQGTKPGNSGCLGIDNRHWNSYCTNTHIFVSALTIFKERTAWRFIRINAACVCVLSRKSWGGRLGH, encoded by the exons ATGtgtttaatttatatatttttgttgtatgtgtttgttgcagAACTGTGGTTTAGGGGGTCCAGATGGCTGGCACCAGGGGCCCGGCCTGCACTGGGGTCTGGCTCTAGAGTCCACAGGGGCTCCTACTTCAACTGGACACATTCCACAG GACGTGTGCCCATGAGGTCGTCACCACTGGTCCTGCTCCTCCTGATTGGCGTCCAGGCTGCACTGAACATGGGAGGTGGATTGGCCCGCGGTGCCGGGGCTGCCAACCACAAAGCCGGACAGCAGACGGCAGCTAATCACAGAGCAGGACAGCATTCTTCACAGGAGCATCACAGGACCAGCCACCACAGGACCAAGAAGCACCATCGAGCAGCCTCACACACCCAGGACAGAAGCCTAGCCGCCAAGCACTCGACATCTCCTGACCCCTCCATCCCGATGGTGGACCCCAAGCTATTCTCCAAGAGACATTACCGCTCCTCACCACGCGTTGTCTTCAGCGAGGTTCCCCCGTCACATGATGCCCTAGAGGGTGAGGACTATGACAACGAAGGGCTAAGGGGGGTAAGGGTAAGACGTAGAGCAGGATCGCACACCATGCACCGAGGGGAGTACTCAGTATGTGACAGCATAAATACCTGGGTGGGCAACATGACACAAGCCACAGACATAGCTGGAAACGAGGTGACAGTACTGCCCAACGTTACAATCAACAATGTGGTGAAGAAACAGTTTTTCTACGAGACCACCTGCCGATATCCAACGCACAGAGGCTCCGGAAATGCACATGGAGGACGGCCGGGGGGGCGGGGCAGCAAACAGGGCACCAAACCCGGCAACTCAGGCTGTCTTGGCATTGATAATCGCCACTGGAACTCCTACTGCACCAACACGCACATATTCGTAAGTGCCCTGACCATCTTCAAGGAACGGACAGCCTGGCGTTTCATCCGCATcaatgcagcatgtgtgtgtgtcctcagtcgGAAGTCTTGGGGGGGACGACTGGGACACTGA